From the genome of Leptotrichia sp. oral taxon 847:
TTCAACAAATCTTCCGCTATTTAAGATGTAGATGTAGTCGCACATATGTTTTACAACCCCAAGGTCGTGCGAGATGAATAAATAGCTCAAATTATACTGCTTTTGAATATCTTTCATATAATTTAGTACTTGCGCTTGAACCGATAAATCCAGTGCAGAAACGGGTTCATCAGCGATTATAAGCTGTGGCTTTGTTGCAACCGCTCTTGCAATTCCGATTCTTTGACGCTGTCCTCCTGAAAATTCATGTGGATACTTGTAGAGTGCATCTTCAGAAAGTCCTACAATTTCCAGCAATTCTAAAATTTTTTTCTTATTTTCTGTTTCACTCAAATTTTCAAAATTTTTTAGTGGTTCACTTATTATGTCAATTATCCTTTTTTTTGGATTGAGGCTTGATAGAGAGTCCTGAAATATCATTTGAATATTTTTACTGTATTCATTTTTTCTATTTCTAAATTTTCTGTCAATCTCTTTGCCTTTGTAAATAATTTTTCCACTTTTAATTTTTTCAAGTCCAATTATCGCTTTTCCAATCGTGGATTTTCCCGAGCCAGATTCTCCCACCAGTCCATAAGTTTTTCCTTGTTCAATTGTAAGCGACACCCCATCAACAGCATAGATGTGGTCGACAATTTTATTAAAAAATCCGCTGCGGATTGGATAATGAACTTTTAAATTTTTTACTTCAAGAAAACTCATATTTTTTCTCCTTAATTTCTTTTACTTGATTTTATTTCAATTTATACTCAAACCTATCCAAAATTGAAGTATTAAAAATTATATAAACTTAGGGTTTGTATAAAATGGTCATAGTTTTGAGTTCTGTTTTAAATCAGTTTCACTATACTTTATTTCAATTTAATTTTCTTTAATTTATTCAATTTATTTTAATTCAAAATTTTTATAGCAAGTACATCTCACAAAATGGTTTTTAGAGATTTCGTGCAATTTTGGATTTTCTTCATGTTCACTTTTATCAACCCACGGAATTCTATCCGCAAATCGGCAGCCTTTTCTATTTATTTTTTTTAGCGACGGTACATTTCCATAAATCACATGAAGTTTTTCATTTTCTAAGTCCAGTTGTGGAATGGAGTTAAGAAGCGACCTTGTGTAAGGGTGTTTCGGATTTTTAAATAATTCGATAACATCAGCAATTTCCACAATTTCTCCCGCATACATGACAGCAACTCTATCAGCCATCTGTGCAACCACTCCCAAATCGTGTGTAATCAGTATAATTCCAGCATTCATTTCATTTTGAAGAGATTTTAATAAATCTAATATCTGTGCCTGAATTGTTACATCCAGTGCTGTAGTTGGCTCATCAGCTATGACAATCTGTGGTTTGCAGGAAAGTGCAATTGCAATCATAACTCTTTGTCGCATACCTCCGCTAAGTTCGTGTGGAAATTGTTTTGCAACTCTTTTGTAATTATTTATCCCAACTTTTTGCAGTAAATCATAAACTTTCTTTTTTCTTTCTTCTTTTGTAAAATTTGTGTGGTAAATAAGACTTTCCTCAATTTGATTTTCAATTTTCATAAGCGGATTAAGTGCAGATAATGGATCTTGAAAAATCATTCCAATATGTTTTCCCCTTATTTTATTAAATTCTTCCTCGTCGATTTCTAAAAGATTTTTACCTTCGAAAGTTATTTTTCCACTAGATTTAGTATTAATCGGATTATGAAGTCCCACGATGGAAGTAGCAAGAGTACTTTTCCCACACCCAGACTCCCCAACAATCGCCAAAACTTCATTTTTTCTAAGTTCAATCGACACATCATCAACAGCAGGAAAATATTTTTCATCAATCCGAAAACTTGTAGTCAAATTTTCTATTTTCAAAAGTATATCTTGTTCAGTCAAATTTTTCACTTCCTTTCGATAAATAAAATTATATTTACATAATATGATTATAACATATTTTTATATTTTTACTAACTAAAATTCCTTCAAAAAATAACGATACCTTTTATACAGTAATAAAATTTAAGTCGTCAGAGCATTTTTGTAAACTAAAAAATCATTTTACTACGACTAAGTTTTTATCAGTACAAAAAAAGTCAATGTTTTATCTCTGTTAGTTAGGAAATAAAAAGATTAGATTAAAAAAAAGTATAAAATTAAACAAAGAAACAAATAAATTAAACAGAGTAAAGCATTCAGGGATAAGTAAAAATTTCTATTTATTTTAAGTTTATTATTCAACCCATAGGGTTACTAAAATAATTTTTTCTTTTTTAAGCAGAAGTGCTCATCGCCGCACCCCTGCACCCCGGCTAGTCTTCGACATTTTTATGTACTGCCAAAAAACTCGCTTTCGCTCAGACAGTTTTGTCAGCACATAAAAATGCTCCGACGGTTTAAATTTTACTATTATACAAAAGGTGTCGTGATTTTTTTGGAGTAAAGACGATTGTTTGAACGAAGTGAGTTTCGGCTTTACTTCAAAAAAATTCTTAGACGAGCGTGGGGATTATAAGGGGAAATGGCGGTCCTTTCCCCTTATGTAAAAAAATAAAAAACTATACTAATCAAAATAACATCTTGTAATCAAAAATAAATTGAAAAATACTGAACTTATAAATTACCTCTAAAATTTTTACTCTATCTTAAAAACAAAAATTATAATTGTAAAAATTTTCCATAAATGATATAATTTTTATAAAATTTAAAAAAGAACTAATTTTTAGAAAATAGATGAAAAAGTCGAAGGGAAGTGATGAATGAGTTGGAAAATAAAATTAAATTATACGGATTTAATAATCTTACAAAAACACTTAGCTTTAATATTTACGATGTCTGTTATGCCAAAACGGAAAGGGAGCAGAAAGATTATATTGCTTATATTGACGAGCAGTATAATTCTGATAGGCTCACAAAAATTTTGATAAATGTTGCTCAGATGATAGGAGCTAAGGTGTTAAATATTTCAAAGCAAGATTATGAACCGCAGGGAGCTTCTGTCAACATCTTAATTGCAGAAGCTAGAATTAATTCTGCAAACATTGATAAATCATGTAATCGAGGAAAGCCTTTTTTTGATGAAAATAAAGATTTAAAAATTAAAGATACGGATACGGTTCACGCACATTTGGATAAAAGCCACATTACAGTGCATACTTTTCCTGAGTATCACCCGGATAATGCAATTTCTACTTTCAGAGTGGATATAGATATAGCAACTTGCGGCGAGATTTCTCCACTGAATACCTTGAATTATTTGATTGACAGTTTTGAATCTGATATTATTACAATAGACTATAAAATAAGAGGTTTTACTAGAGATATTTCAGGTAAAAAATTTTTTACCGACCACAGCATTACTTCCATTCAGGATTACATTGATCCTGACAAATTAAAAATTTACGATGCAATTGATGTAAATGTCTATCAGTCCAACATTTTTCACACAAAGATGCTCATAAAGGAAATTGAGCTTCAAAATTACCTTTTTAATCGTGATGTTTATGAAATTCCACCACGAGAAAGACTCGAAATAATAGATAGTTTGAGAAAAGAAATGATAGAAATTTACAGCGGAATGAATATTTATTAGAAATTATTTTAGTAAAGAATAGATAAAATACGGAGAAAACAAAAAAATGAAAAAGAATATTGATTTAAAAAGGCAGAAAAAAACTGTACTTTTTGATGCGCTAAAAGAACACTTAAATAATAGAGTGGTAAGATTTGATGTGCCAGGACACAAAGGTGGACGCGGAAACAAAGAATTTAGAGATTTTATTGGGATCCATGCCATGCAAATGGATGTCAATTCTATGAAGCCGCTGGATAATTTGTGTCATCCAACTTCCGTCATAAAAGAAGCACAGGAAATAGCAGCTGAAGCTTTTGGGGCAAAAGAAGCCTATTTTATGGTAAGCGGAACTACAGGAGCAGTACAGGCGATGATTATGTCAACTTGCAGAACTGGCGATAAGCTTATAATTCCTAGAAATGTCCATAGAAGTGCCATAAATGCCATGGTTGTCTGCGGTGCAGTTCCAGTTTATATAAATCCTGGACTAAATAAAAAATTGGGAATTTCACTTGGAATGTCGATAAAAGATGTGAAAAAGGCAATTAAAGAAAATCCTGACGCAAAAGCAATTTTAGTAAATAATCCAACTTATTACGGAATTTGCTCGGATCTAAAATCTATTGTGAAACTGGCACACGAAAATGGGATGTATGTGTTAGTTGATGAAGCGCACGGAGCACATTTTTCCTTTGATGAAAATTTACCAATTTCAGCTATGGAAGCGGGAGCTGATATGGCAGCAATAAGTATGCACAAAACAGGTGGTTCTCTTACACAGAGCTCCATTTTGCTGAGTGGAGAGAAAATTAATGCCGATTATGTGCGAAAAATAATAAATTTGACTCAAACTACAAGTGCTTCGTATTTACTTATGGCTTCACTTGATGTAGCAAGAAAAAATCTTGTCATAAACGGTCGAGAATTATTTGAGAAAACTGTAAAATTTGCTGAATACGCACGAAGTGAAATTAATAAATTGGGCGGTTATTATGCTTATGGGAAAGAACTTATTGACGGAGATGCAGTTTTTGACTTTGACACAACTAAACTATCCGTTTATACAAAAGATATTGGACTTGCGGGAATTGAAGTTTATGATATTTTAAGAGATGAATATGGGATTCAGATTGAACTTGGAGATTTGGGGAATATTTTGTCGATAATTACTGCGGGAGACAGAGGTCTTGAAATCGAGCGGCTTATTTCCTCACTTGCAGAAATTAAACGTTTGTACTCAAAAAATTCCGAAGGGATGTTTGACCACGAATATATAAATCCAAAAGTTGTCATGACTCCTCAAGATGCCTTTTATTCTGAAAAAGAAATGATTCCAATTTTAGATAGCGTTGGAAGAGTGAGCGCAGAATTTGTAATGGCTTATCCACCAGGAATACCAATTTTAGCACCTGGAGAAAAAATTACTGACGAAATTATCAGGTATATTTCTTATGCAAAGGAAAAAGGCTGTCTTTTGACGGGAACTGAAGATATGCATGTCGACAAAATAAATGTGGTTTTGAAAAAATAATTTTTATAAAATAACAAACAATAAAAGAAAAGGAAGTGAAATTAAATGTTCAATAGATTTAATAAATTTTTTGACTATCTTTTATTTATAGAAGGAGGTTATTCCAATAATCCTTACGACAAAGGTGGTGAAACAAAATACGGAATAACAAAAGAAACTGCCAGAAGTTATGGATACAAAGGGGAAATGACAGATTTGACAAAAGCTCTTGCACAAAAAATTTATGAAAAGAAATATTACAAAGCTTATAAAATTGACAAAATTAAAAATGATAAAATGGCTCTTAGTATCTTTGATTTTGTCGTAAACTCTGGAAAATATGGAATAAAAAAAGCGCAGGAAGCTATAAATAAAGTTTATAAAAAAAATGTTTTAACAGCCGATGGAATAATAGGTCTTCAGACAGTCAAATATTTAAATTTGGTAAATTCTGAAAAATTTTTATCAGAATATCATAAATTGCAAATTGAATACTATAATGCAGTTGTTAAAAACAATCCTAAGCAAAAAGTATTTCTGGCTGGATGGCTAAACAGAGTGAAAAGAAAAGAAAATTATTTGAAAAATGTATAAAAATGAAAAGAAAAGTAAAAAAAATGAAAGTGAAAAAAATTGAAAAGTAAACAAAGAAAGGAGCTTGTATAATCTAACTATATTATACAAGGAAAAACTATGGAACTTTGGTATACTGAAGAACATACGAAAAATGTCCGTTTTTCAATAAAAGTTGACAAACAGCTAGTTAGTTTTAAAAGCGAGTTTCAAAGAATAGATATTTTTGAATCGAAGGAATTTGGGAGATTTTTAACATTAGACGGATTTATGATGCTCACAGAAAAAGATGAATTTATTTACCACGAAATGATAACTCATGTTCCAATGGCAGTCAACCCAAGTGCAAAAAAAATATTGGTAATCGGCGCTGGGGACGGCGGAACAGTAAGGGAGCTTGTAAAATATGACCACATTGAAAAAATAGATATGGTTGAGATTGATAAAGCCGTAGTTGATCTGTGTCGAAAGTTTTTGCCATCAACTGCTTGTAAATTGGACGATAAAAGAGTGAATATCTACTACGAAGACGGTTTGAAATTTGTCCGTTCAAAATATAACGAATACGATATTGTAATTGTCGATTCCACAGATCCTTTTGGGCCTGGAGAAGATTTATTTACAAGGGAGTTTTATGGAAATTGTTTTAATGCGTTAAAAGACAATGGAATACTTGTCAATCAGCACGAAAGTCCTTATTATGAAGCTGATGCAATTGCATCAAAAAGAGCAAATAGACAATTAAGAGCTGTCTTTCCATTTGCAACAGTTTACCAATTGCACATTCCAACATATCCATCAGGACACTGGCTTTTTGGATTTGCTTCAAAAAAATATAATCCAGTAATCGATTTAAGAGCTGATATTTGGAACAATTTTGGAATAAAAACAAAATATTACAACACAGAACTTCATAAGGGAGCTTTTGCACTTCCAAATTATGTAAAGGAACTGATTAGTGATTAGTTAATTTTAAAAGTATTTTAGACTTAAAAAATAGAGAGTAAAATAAATTTTGAGTTGAAATTATGGGAATAATAGTGTATTATATTTGTATAATTTAATTTTAAAGGAGAGTTTACAATGAGTAAAAAATATAGTGTAGCAGTCGTAGGAGCGACTGGATTAGTGGGAAGAACTTTTTTAAAAGTGCTAACAGAGAGAAATTTTCCAGTGGGAGAATTGTATCTTTATGCGTCAGCCAGATCAGCAGGGAAAAAAGTTAAGTGGAACGGGAAAGAATACACAGTTATCGAGCTAAAAGATGAAAATATAAGAGATGACATAGACGTGGCTCTGTTTTCTGCAGGTGCTAAAGTTTCGCATGAATTTGCACCAAAATTTAGAGATAAAGGTAGTGTAGTAGTGGACAACAGCAGTGCTTGGAGAATGGACAAGAACATTCCGTTAGTAGTGCCAGAAGCAAATCCAGAAG
Proteins encoded in this window:
- the speE gene encoding polyamine aminopropyltransferase produces the protein MELWYTEEHTKNVRFSIKVDKQLVSFKSEFQRIDIFESKEFGRFLTLDGFMMLTEKDEFIYHEMITHVPMAVNPSAKKILVIGAGDGGTVRELVKYDHIEKIDMVEIDKAVVDLCRKFLPSTACKLDDKRVNIYYEDGLKFVRSKYNEYDIVIVDSTDPFGPGEDLFTREFYGNCFNALKDNGILVNQHESPYYEADAIASKRANRQLRAVFPFATVYQLHIPTYPSGHWLFGFASKKYNPVIDLRADIWNNFGIKTKYYNTELHKGAFALPNYVKELISD
- a CDS encoding ATP-binding cassette domain-containing protein — encoded protein: MSFLEVKNLKVHYPIRSGFFNKIVDHIYAVDGVSLTIEQGKTYGLVGESGSGKSTIGKAIIGLEKIKSGKIIYKGKEIDRKFRNRKNEYSKNIQMIFQDSLSSLNPKKRIIDIISEPLKNFENLSETENKKKILELLEIVGLSEDALYKYPHEFSGGQRQRIGIARAVATKPQLIIADEPVSALDLSVQAQVLNYMKDIQKQYNLSYLFISHDLGVVKHMCDYIYILNSGRFVETGTKTDIYDFSEHPYTKRLIAAIPEIHPEKRLENALKRKKIEEEYQKNKKNFYDKNGKVSDLKKLTDTHFVALK
- a CDS encoding ABC transporter ATP-binding protein, with the translated sequence MTEQDILLKIENLTTSFRIDEKYFPAVDDVSIELRKNEVLAIVGESGCGKSTLATSIVGLHNPINTKSSGKITFEGKNLLEIDEEEFNKIRGKHIGMIFQDPLSALNPLMKIENQIEESLIYHTNFTKEERKKKVYDLLQKVGINNYKRVAKQFPHELSGGMRQRVMIAIALSCKPQIVIADEPTTALDVTIQAQILDLLKSLQNEMNAGIILITHDLGVVAQMADRVAVMYAGEIVEIADVIELFKNPKHPYTRSLLNSIPQLDLENEKLHVIYGNVPSLKKINRKGCRFADRIPWVDKSEHEENPKLHEISKNHFVRCTCYKNFELK
- the speD gene encoding adenosylmethionine decarboxylase codes for the protein MNELENKIKLYGFNNLTKTLSFNIYDVCYAKTEREQKDYIAYIDEQYNSDRLTKILINVAQMIGAKVLNISKQDYEPQGASVNILIAEARINSANIDKSCNRGKPFFDENKDLKIKDTDTVHAHLDKSHITVHTFPEYHPDNAISTFRVDIDIATCGEISPLNTLNYLIDSFESDIITIDYKIRGFTRDISGKKFFTDHSITSIQDYIDPDKLKIYDAIDVNVYQSNIFHTKMLIKEIELQNYLFNRDVYEIPPRERLEIIDSLRKEMIEIYSGMNIY
- a CDS encoding glycoside hydrolase family 108 protein, with the protein product MFNRFNKFFDYLLFIEGGYSNNPYDKGGETKYGITKETARSYGYKGEMTDLTKALAQKIYEKKYYKAYKIDKIKNDKMALSIFDFVVNSGKYGIKKAQEAINKVYKKNVLTADGIIGLQTVKYLNLVNSEKFLSEYHKLQIEYYNAVVKNNPKQKVFLAGWLNRVKRKENYLKNV
- a CDS encoding aminotransferase class I/II-fold pyridoxal phosphate-dependent enzyme, giving the protein MKKNIDLKRQKKTVLFDALKEHLNNRVVRFDVPGHKGGRGNKEFRDFIGIHAMQMDVNSMKPLDNLCHPTSVIKEAQEIAAEAFGAKEAYFMVSGTTGAVQAMIMSTCRTGDKLIIPRNVHRSAINAMVVCGAVPVYINPGLNKKLGISLGMSIKDVKKAIKENPDAKAILVNNPTYYGICSDLKSIVKLAHENGMYVLVDEAHGAHFSFDENLPISAMEAGADMAAISMHKTGGSLTQSSILLSGEKINADYVRKIINLTQTTSASYLLMASLDVARKNLVINGRELFEKTVKFAEYARSEINKLGGYYAYGKELIDGDAVFDFDTTKLSVYTKDIGLAGIEVYDILRDEYGIQIELGDLGNILSIITAGDRGLEIERLISSLAEIKRLYSKNSEGMFDHEYINPKVVMTPQDAFYSEKEMIPILDSVGRVSAEFVMAYPPGIPILAPGEKITDEIIRYISYAKEKGCLLTGTEDMHVDKINVVLKK